The genomic stretch CACAAAGATTATGATTATGTTTGCTGTTATATAGATAATTTTTTCTGGAATAATGCTTGTCACACTGTTTGAACGTATATTGTGTAGTGTTGTGTACATTTGAACAAAAACATAGATTGTTGAAAATTTCAGATAGCTCACGTCGAAATGTTCGACTCatccatatataaactattggGTTATAACATGTAGCTGACCATGCACTTAACTGACATAATAACCAACTGTAGATAATTGTATCTCTTTCAAATGCATCAGgtttattcattgtaattagATAGATTATATGTCTTGGTAACTGGGAAATGGCATACAGAGAAGCTACGATAATCACCATTTTGATGAGCTGTCAAGGGAAAACATGAAAGAATTATTGACTTTTCATTTACATTTAAGATTAACTcaaaaaataaatgattcagataatagttcaattgacagatatgaagaaaagcgacaaacacaaaggtcataataataataataactgattagagtttaaatgtaaaatagtaatttaaaaaacaaaaaaccgataataatcagataaaagtacagaaaaaaacacaaaaaaaacaaccaaaaaacgtacccaatgagggaattagggccaaggaagggtaagaggttggacaaatcgtttttgcacgcaaagttcaggcttgaattcatggattgccaatgcctcaatagtgcataaaatattgattcgacctccctttgatccggttcctttaactctatagattattttaaaagacatgtcttttggagcaatgtgtccacaattgatcaaatgcacttgtatcgaactggttatctttttacattcaccTTTTAGGAGCCAAGCTGGATAGTGTTCAGAGATACATTTAgaaagcgatcgctttgtgcggcctatataacgtgctccacatgagcaagtaaatttataaatacacttcgattagtacgtcacctcatttgttatttattgtcgaatcaatttataatgcaatcttttctagcctcctatagacatatattttccatatcactatatatacgaatgtacagcttaagtaaatgatttcgtcgaaaagaaaattttcttcgctgaattctctttttcttattcaatgacattatgagttattttagttaaataaatgattcattagaTTCTAATAAAAACACATCATAATTCAAGGAAATCTTTTGAACAATAGCTGATCATAATGGTGGGTATAAACATGTTTCTGAACTAATGACCAGTATAATCATCTCAACCAATAACGTGTACTATGTGTGGTGTTCCAGTCAGTTTGGTTTTGTAAAGCCTTCCCTAGGAAGGCCCATGTAGGTCCATCCATAATGAATCCCGTATCTTCAAGGCTCATAAACTGTTTAGACGCTGAATGAAGTAACGCATATACGCTCTCCATCCTATCATCCCCAATCGAATGGACAGACAGAGGGTTTTGTCGACACTTTTAAAAGAGCATTACTGAAAAATGGATACGGGGAACAACTAGCCAGATaatcaaaaacatttttaaCGGCTTACAGAGCTACTCCTAACCCCATTGTCCCAGGTGGGAATTCCCCTGATAAAGTAATGTTTTGAAGAAGTATTTAGACTATTTTCAAAGCTAAGTTTCCACCTAAAATAGTATATGGGTATAGACGAATTTCGAACATCCGAAATTTTAATGTGGGCGAAAAAGTGTTCGTCAAGTCATATCTCGGAAAGAATAGATTGGAACCAAGAACAACTGTACAAAGATTGAGAAGAATCTTATGTAGGGTCCGAAGAGCTATTGTGACATGTATCAGACACACAAACTAAATCCAAAAAGATAAAAGAATGATGCACACCGTAAATAACCAGGCGAACCTCCCATTTGAGTTAATCACAGATACATAAAATACACATACGTCCAAAAATACCGGAAAGGACAGAAAATTGGAGACTTGGACAAAAATGTCATCAACAAAATTGAAACGCCACCGCAAACCAGTAGTCAAGCTACAAGTACATTCAAGGAGAAAATCTTATTTTGAGGTGTTGGGACGGCTTTTGCGAAGCATGATGGAGCCTCCAGAGGCGGTAAAATAGCCGAAAAGTTTCCACTCAGTCAGAACTTGTTGGAATGTTCTAGAACATCAACGTGGCATGCTACGATTGAACAGTAGCCTAACTTGCCTCCTTGCGGATCGTTTGAATCATAATGATGTTATAACTAACGCTAATATCTTTAAGTACTCATGCTTTTCTGTGCATTTTTGATTCCTACCCAACTATCACTTCTCCTAAtttcttttttctgttttgCGACTGTGGGATTCTATACTTCTGAGTGCCATTAGTTGTATTTCGTATTCTGCTTTAACCAAGTAGACTGCTTAACACAAACCCACTGAGTGGATGTGGTTTTGTGAGGAACCGCGGTCCCTCTGATCTTTGCGTGTATCTAGGTACTGTAAGAAGAAAAAGTACATGATTTTTTGGGGCCTTTACTTACCTTGAATAGGTATAGTCTACATGCATACTAAGCAGCACACGGACTTTCATCCGAGTATTTCTTGGGATACATACTGATATACCAACCCTGTGGTCAAATATACATTAGATGCGCACCCGTAACACACAGATTTTATCCCATGCATCCTAAATCATACATTTAGGTATATTCACCCAATTGAAAGGACAAATGTTCACCATTCCCTGAGAAATGTATTTGCTACAGCTAACTGTCTCTTACACACTACATGCATATCATTCAGCCCATGGCTACCGCCCCAGTACTTCCCGATACACATAAGCATAAACATTCTTTCAGGGGAGATTATTGCCGCCTCTCTTTAGTATTTTCTACtatatctttttattatgtCTTTGATCTGGTAGATTAGGCCGCTGATTTTATTAGACATAGGACAGACAATAATTCAGCTAACGTTTCTATTGTATGACACCATATACACTTCGAGGACGTCTATAATTCTCATACATAGGCAAACACGTCAGATGGTTCGGTGAGTTTAAGTAAACCCAGAATTGGAACCCGAGATAATCAAGGATACAAAGGACTGGGTAATTAGCCTGATTTCCATCGACTGCCTAAGTTGGACATCAAGGTTGCCCCTACTATCGAGTTGTGTGGTGATGAAGCCTTAGGTCGGATTTTGTTGTCTGTAACGTGTACGTAACAGATTTATTGAACTCATGGTGAAAATACACGTTATGTCGTTGATATAAGAGCCTCCATATACTCGATAAATATTTTCTAAGTTAAATACCACTATTGAATAAAGAAATTTGAATAAACAAAGTGGTTTACTATGAAATGCAGGGTAAACACAGTTCTTGTAAGCTCTCAatcaaaaaatgtatttattagtGTAATCATGAGAACAAAACACTATAATGTCATGCAATACTATGCTATGTTAACTCTAATAGTTTCCCAAAATATGATTTTTCGTAGTATCCTTAGCCCAATTATATTTTGGCATCAGTTAAAGATATGGATAAAGCCTTATAAATCCCGTATCTGAGAGAGAAAGATCATAAACATTATTAAACATATATATTACATTCTGTATGATATATTATTACCTTCAGCAAATGCCTAAAATAAACTtgacattataagcaaagatggatagtggctagcagtggaatccagtaatgtgaatttaaacttcaccccattgcacaagctagtggttatGAGGatttagtagctaagtggataatgtgatgttgtttgaagagaaaggtactgggttggagtcctagagcgaacgtcaactctgagatgcaggtacatccgggtgacgagtcctaaataggacgaaacgcgcgtcctggattccaatgctagcctctacccatttattattattaatggctttattcaatattatattctggtacaatatagaattctccgcacgagttatttcaacaagttttcaccaaaaaaaaacaaacaaacgaaaaaaccaaaaccaaaaaaaaaaacaacagaaaaggaataaaaaaaaggttttttaagaaaatctgagtttatacaaactatcgaatttgagacatgcttaagaatacaggttatttactaggtcatctctaacagcctgttcgtcacaaagtaaatttgctaggtcAGGTATTACaaaacttttatagatttgcttgcgtgcatggattttaatgtatttacgtctcgttctccCAGAGGATATACAAgcagaaagatatgaatgaagtggatggttagtaaCTGATAaaataacacctgccaagagtttgcaagacataaaatgtctatccacaagcatattaacaatGACTTCAAAAAATTCACCAAATACCTTGCAAACCaccttcagcactctacgcaaaacagcaaagtcttttctcaaaagcccaggaaagaataatggagaacaatatagaattataggtaatatgcaggaatttacaaattgtaagggTAAATGGCGAgcaatcccaaaagcatgcagcctctttatgtaatATGTCAAactaaacttttttcgataacagtaaaacatgagaagatctagaaagatcagaggaaaaagtaacaccaagatatttgacctttgacactgtgtttatcaaggagtctccaatggcacaagcattatgggatcccaaaatagtgtataggttctgtccacatctcaagctaaagttaacagctcgACATTTAGATGAATTAAGTAAGAGActattaccaacagaccaccattcaatacgagataaaaactcgtTCATTTCTATGGAATGTGAAGAGGTAGAaattggcatacatacagtgaggtcgtccgcatctttgcttatgatatTAAGTTTTGTTAACTCATTTTTCCTATCCTCTAGTTACTGtttgatattttgtttatttctctCTTTTTCTCTGTTTAATAGACtatattatttgtttcattttttcgTATACTAACagtgttaatttacgttttagaaaGAGATAAAGTTTATCAAACCAAATAATTTACTTACTCCGACTTTGGATAAGCTAAGACTCTATACTCAACAATCTAGGGAATAGTTTAGAATTACATCTTTAAGAAATTACTCCCTACACTGTATACTGTACAATGCATTAATGATTGATAAAATACTTAACTTCCATTGGATACTTATCTCCTAGTTCCGTTTCTATTTACCATATTCTAAGCATAAAGATTGACCTCAAATGTTTAGTAAAGTATTTAGAAATCTATGTCACTTTATATTAAACACTTGGTGTTTATCTTTTAGACGGTTCAATTAGTTTTAAACGTTTTACTTATtttcagaagtggttttgtggagattttagtagttttatatagttgaattcatgagtccatttgaagctagaccactatagaaaacctcgaagcattggacggccgtttcattcctACTGttagactcctcagcagtgcgcatccatgatctcgcctcgcaagactcgagcccaggacctatcagttttccataatggtctagcttcaattgactcatgatttcagctataaaataactaaaactatgtatattcatattcctcttattataagctttattttaacattataaactattattatacgattattatactattcttaaattatactcaatttattaattacagtctcccatgTTTACATCCACTTTTTAGCTTGGTGTGTGGTCTCTTTAGTTCATATATAAAGCAGGCATGtctaaaataaatgattcacatagtaGAAACTggtattgatgttctggactcaactgatAGGGCTAAGAGgaaaaaggaccaataaggacactagactgctcataccggtcgaacgttattggtttggcacagtactAAGATTGTATAAGTCGTATTTTGATTGGCGAATAAATAATGTGATAATTAGCCAGGTCTAAAGTCATAACACCTAATCTTTTCAATACACTATGTTTCACATAAATAACATTTGATTTAATTCAAGTAATCAGTTTAATTTTGCTTATAGCTCATACTCTTGTTACGTGTAGTACATATTCAGATTTATTTAAAACTAgtgattattataatattagTGATGATGATAAATTCGCATGGCAAAATACAAGACACTAATGAATAAACATCCTACTGACTAAATACGCTAGTGACTATCTGAACTAAGCAGCTTGATGTATAAAGCGATGGCTTTTGAAGTGATAGATACTGTGCTCAAGTCTCTGTTTCAACGTTAATCCTAAGATCTACATGTATCGAACTGGAAAGTCTTCAATAAAAAGAAACATCCTCCTTCGATTGTACTGTTAAAAGTAGATTAAATCCTTATAAACCTTAAACTAAGGACCAATAccaattatggacttataactgtagagcctgatgatgaagttattgaaaacaattgttcgctcaaatattgttcatttttgaatattctatgagGATCTTTAAACTGCTACAATACCGAGTCATCAACTCAGGATTTATAGGTGTTAACAGAGACTGGTCAAGACTTAGTCATGAGTATTACCAACAACAGAACAAAAGTGCCTACAAACTTACTTGTATTCACTAGGTAAAACATGAAAATCACAAGCTGACATCATTTTTgtattatagtaataataatagtaggaATGAATAAAATCAGTATTCAGTAACAGAATTTAATATTCATGTTTATCATGAATAAGTAAGACAGTATGTGATCCCTTTAATTTAACTCAGTTTACGAAATGCCTTATTCTTTAACAATAACTGTGCACAATAAAAGACGATCTACATCTGTACGCATGGAACAGTTCCATatctttgatggagttttgttccctGAGCTGGATGTTTTGGTTggggagctttcatcgttcttttgaACGACATCGTCATCACAAACTTccagtagaagtgaagtgtggttcatagcttgtcctgtacacctcgatgttgattagtTCTTGTTGACCAgctaagagaacaaaactccatcaagatTATCCACCTGACCTACAAATATTCTCCACCAGTTCCATGTCTTTATTTTCTTCTAGCATCAACCATTATTTAACCGATTTATGATCTTCCTTATAAATCCTCTTATTTGATTATATGCGTTTTTCACTTGAAATAACGAGATAAAGTATATAAGTATAGAAAAGTCTGTTTAACATGTTGTGTAGTTGAATATTTCTTACGCTAATGAACTAACCTTCAATGGattattatttcaattcattGTACATCGCTTGCAAAATCAcatttaataatcaatttaattGTGAACTGACTCCCCTTTTGACCTGTACACTCCTGTATGATAGCAATTAAGCTTTTAAAATTAGTCTCCGGTCACTCGTTAATGATCGATATTTACTAGGTCATTGATGAATTTCATGAATAACGACGCACAGAAAATCGTACATTTATTTCTCCACGATGAAAAAAAATCCAAAATATGAACATAGTTTAAATTAATTTGTTTTGAAATCCACCttcataaaatattgatattcagtataattcattaaaaaattaTACTGAGATCGATCGCGCGTGAGACTGTAGATCTTACATCATTTCCCATATGGTGAGTCTTGGGTACGCAATGCTGAAAAGGTCCattctaggacgaaacagatGTCCAGCGTGTCGTTTAAACCATGATAAACAGATGTActaattgtttcatttcaaatgtTACATAgggattttatatagttaagatcatgagtcaattgaagctagaccatcgtggaagacctggaagcattggacagcgcatccacgatcccgctacgcgagattcgaacctaggacctaccagccttgcgccagagcacttagccgatagaccactgagcttccaggttttcgacggtggtctagctacaattgactcatgatcttaaccatataaaattactaaaatctccacaaaacccccttgtttTATATATGGAGTCGAAAAACCTTTATACTATATGCATCCTTCAAGTAACAGTCATATcgttttattagtctgaatgaAAAAATTCTTGATGCTTGATGAAGTAGGCCCTGTTTTGATCAAGAAAACTCAGATGAACTCATATTTCACTGATGCTTTGAGAGCTTGAAGTTGATTTGTACACCAACATCTGGTAGATTAGTTCAAGTTGTAGCCCCCTGATGAGATCGGAATGCTCTCTCGAAGGTACAATAAACTACATGAgtctaataaaattaaattattccaTCAATTATTTCCCGACATAAGTTGAAGAATATCATCGGTATTGATGATTAACCAGCTATATAATATAATTCAACAGTTATATACAGGTTTTTCTACGACGCTgcaaaatatataatttttttctactAAATAAAACGAATCCTAGAAGATGGGTTCGATCTAAATATTCTAACATTTCAGTTTTATTCTCTTAAACATCTATCGTCTGTGGAAATCCGGGTAAAATGACTATTAATCTCCAGGACGCTAAAGACAGTAGATGATGTTGCTCTAAGTAAACTAACGCCTAGTGATCCATAAATTCATTTACCCTTTAGAAATGAGTTCGGTTAAAACTGAGAGAATCACTGGATGAGTTGTTATTCTAATCAATTTGAGTTAATGGCATACTTCATGTTAACGTGAAAGTTGAGTAAAACATTTGTTAACTGAAATGAAACTATCTCCTAACTGATCTTGACAGTTATTTCACATCATTAGTTTGGTGATCAAAAGGTCTCTGAAACAAACTAATTTTTATTCTTATACATAAACTAATTACTTTGTCAACTAACCGTGTATCagatttattattcaatttctTATTCATAGGATATTATTTAATGATACCGAAAAAGAAGTTTCTTAACTAACTAATTTTcgaaatgcccccaaatgccctggtacggctgagagtgaggagagtcctctttacctctcgaaatgctctcacatggccacgcgtacacaACCTCtgttagggaagtcctactcaccgccttctcgtggcaggggtttTTTTCACGAaggtgagaggatgaaaagcgaatgtccagcgctttaaccgggttggtggacacggaaagtccacctaggggagttggaaaactctgattccaaaccaatggtgcacatgggctccagtattctgaatgAGCAAACGGTGTAtggacctattgttggtcaccggctaccatgggactgcatctcctcacgatgctccactgccttgtgaatgagatctttaggtcgaaggctcggagtgtggcgCCCTAAGAAAATTACCTACCTCGGTTTAGGCacacgggcagtatcacagccctcacacaaatctcatttgatttgtgtggcgcatatatatctagtgccccttcgtaccaatatttatgtgttcaaataaatataaataaataaaattttcgaAATATCTTCTTCTTTTTACACTTACTTTTCTACTTGCTCGACTTCTTTCAATTCTATGTACGTTTCCTTCACCAGGAATAGTTGATATCCATATTTGACATATAATAGCTGAAtatgtaataataatcacaaataATGGTAgaatatattgaaataatataattaaccaattataaattaattccAAGGAAATCTGATTTGAATCATTGAACTCTTCAAATACTTTTGGATTGAATAAAGAAATAGAGAACTGTACTAAGGATCCATTTGTTAGATAACTGAAATTAGATTTACTTAAATCAACAATCGTTGTAGTGTTCATAAACGTTTCTGACCATACCTCTTGACAATGTGTCAATCCATCTTTATCAACAATAATTTGACATACAATTAAACTAGGAATTGAAATAATCATTGCACAAcaccatattaataataatatcattcgTGCATTAGTAACAGACAGATTACGTCTTCGCCAAATAGGACAACGTACTGCAGTTAATCTATCAATTGATATAATAACATGAGTAAATGCACATATGAATACTACAACTCCTTGTAAATAGTTGACAAGACGACAGAGGATGCCTCCAAATGGCCAATAAATAAGTAAGAAATCAGCAACTAATGTAAATGGTGCACAAATTAAGATATGCAATAAATCTGACAGACTAAGATTAACTAAAAATATATAAGTAACTGAACGTTTTGCAAGGGTTATTCCAATCATTGATGTTTGTAATGAATGATGTTTACCATAACATTGAACGACTGATTCTGTCTTTCTTTGGGATTGTTGTGATGATGTACGTTTTCTGTTTAATACACATAAGACAAGAGTATTACCTAATGTAGAAAATACTACTAATATACTAACAATGACAGCGATAATGATTCGACCAAATAGTGGGATTTCTGGTggtttcattgaataaaaaaattagaGAAGAGTTGTGGAAAAAAAGGATTCTGTGAATCACATTATATAAGTAAATACCAGTAATTACAAGTTATAAGTATGGATCAAAATAATAACCGACCAATCAGAGAGCAGAAAAAATAGATGACTTTTAGCCTATCGAAAATCCCATTGCTTTGTCTTAGCACAATGACAATCAACTCTTAACGTAACTATGCTCTCAATAAGCATATGTTTCTTTTCTCTAACTACAGAgctgggtgagactataatttatggaccaaCCAATCAGGCAAAAGATAACAGATCCTgcattttggcgcgaaattctgTCATCGATTTGGCAAGATACCGTTTtggtattatagctgatgtcggttcgtgatgaaaactctaaatcttGTTCCTAACCCTAACTATTTAatctttgttatatcctagcgaagacataagtacaggtaactcccgggacctattaatggacgattattctatatatattcttattgtttaactattgagtaattagattatatatatctatattcatcttattataagcttcattttgacctatggattattattatacgatttactgttcctaaattatattcagtttattgattactgtctcccacgttcacagccacatttggcttaatcttgtacaaatattattttctattttatgctGTGATGGAGTCTATCCGTCTAGTATACAAactgagtatgcttgaaataaatgattcatctaccagaagctgttattgatattctggactcaactggaagggttaggcggacaaaggaacaat from Schistosoma mansoni strain Puerto Rico chromosome 6, complete genome encodes the following:
- a CDS encoding putative g-protein coupled receptor fragment, which gives rise to MKPPEIPLFGRIIIAVIVSILVVFSTLGNTLVLCVLNRKRTSSQQSQRKTESVVQCYGKHHSLQTSMIGITLAKRSVTYIFLVNLSLSDLLHILICAPFTLVADFLLIYWPFGGILCRLVNYLQGVVVFICAFTHVIISIDRLTAVRCPIWRRRNLSVTNARMILLLIWCCAMIISIPSLIVCQIIVDKDGLTHLFEEFNDSNQISLELIYNWLIILFQYILPLFVIIITYSAIICQIWISTIPGEGNVHRIERSRASRKECTGQKGSQFTIKLIIKCDFASDVQ